In Amphiprion ocellaris isolate individual 3 ecotype Okinawa chromosome 3, ASM2253959v1, whole genome shotgun sequence, one genomic interval encodes:
- the man2a2 gene encoding alpha-mannosidase 2x isoform X1 → MKLRKQVTVCGGAIFCVAVFSLYLMLDRVQHDPARRQNGGNFPRSQISVLQNRIEQLEQLLEENHQIISHIKDSVMELTDTGAVSPSGHLPFRSANGSWVLPFDGRPTFLAVKPQDCQFAVGRNGQADVQMLDVYSLLKFDNPDGGVWKQGFDITYDPDEWNSDPLQVFVVPHSHNDPGWIKTFDKYFTDQTQHILNNMVVKLAEDPRRKFIWSEISFFSKWWETADIHKQEAMRKLILGGQLEIVTGGWVMTDEANVHYFAMIDQLIEGHQWLERNLGITPRSGWAVDPFGHSATMPYLLKRANLTSMLIQRVHYSIKKHFASTRSLEFMWRQAWDSGSSTDIFCHMMPFYSYDVPHTCGPDPKICCQFDFKRLPGGRINCPWKVPPKTVVEANVAERAHLLLDQYRKKSKLYRSNVLLVPLGDDFRYDKALEWDQQYINYQKLFDYMNSHPEMHVQAQFGTLSDYFSAVYKKHGVAQGSRPADYPVLSGDFFAYADREDHYWTGYFTSRPFYKSLDRVIESHLRGAEILYSLAVANARHAGMEGRYPVSDYALLVDARRSVGLFQHHDAITGTAKENVVIDYGTKLLRSLIGLKRVIINAAHFLVMKNKEFYRFYQTEPFLETDDRRATQDSLPQRTLIELDPAGPRYLVLFNPIEQERLCAVTVLVNTVRVRVLTEDGQTLPVQLSAQWSSASQMSAEVFEATFMVRLPPLGLAVFHLYDSPDSPMTLRSDTLLRLSGRGVTARAAEPLPVRSQQADAQTFYISSQSLTLGFSGTTGLLESIKRKDDPQEVKVQMQFMIYGTRPSKDKSGAYLFLPDGKAKPYNQKEPPVVRVVEGPLFSEVVAHYQHFQQTFRIHNVPGVDGYSIDITTMVDIRDQTNKELAMRLVTDIQSGDVFYTDLNGFQMQPRRLHLKLPLQANFYPMPSQAYIQDSSHRLTLHTAQSLGVSSLESGQLEVIMDRRLMQDDNRGLGQGLKDNKRTANRFRLLLESRSTGNKHDGFFAKLSSLFHSFFSQILIDGVREMMDSATTSFPSVLSHMTNAILNHEVLALPILPKRRGIPPLQTFAPLKSILPCDFHLLNLRSIQSQQDPQSPSAHTALILHRLALDCGLEAQNLGFNCTTTQGQLSVSGLFKNLDLQLLQPMSLTLMDSSTPLANDSTISLDPMEISAFKLKLR, encoded by the exons AGCCAAATCTCAGTCCTGCAGAACCGAATAGAGCAGCTGGAGCAGCTCCTGGAGGAAAACCACCAAATCATCAGCCACATAAAGGACTCTGTGATGGAGCTCACAGACACAGGAGCTGTGTCTCCCAGTGGCCACCTGCCATTCAGAAGTGCCAATGGTTCCTGGGTCCTACCCTTCGACGGTCGCCCCACTTTTCTCGCTGTCAAGCCCCAGGATTGCCAGTTTGCTGTAGGCAGAAACGGTCAAGCAGACGTTCAG ATGCTGGACGTTTACTCCCTTCTCAAGTTCGACAACCCTGATGGTGGTGTGTGGAAACAGGGCTTCGACATCACTTATGACCCCGATGAATGGAACAGTGATCCGCTACAAGTATTTGTGGTCCCTCACTCTCACAACGATCCAG GTTGGATCAAGACTTTCGACAAGTACTTCACAGACCAGACgcaacatattttaaacaaCATGGTTGTGAAACTGGCTGAGGATCCTCGCAGGAAGTTCATCTGGTCCGAGATTTCATTCTTCTCCAAGTGGTGGGAGACTGCAGACATACACAAACAGGAGGCCATGCGCAA ACTGATCCTTGGGGGACAGCTCGAAATCGTGACAGGAGGCTGGGTGATGACAGATGAAGCCAATGTTCATTACTTTGCCATGATAGACCAGCTCATCGAGGGGCACCAGTGGCTGGAGAGGAATCTAG GTATAACTCCTCGCAGTGGGTGGGCGGTAGACCCTTTTGGTCACAGTGCCACTATGCCATATCTACTGAAGAGGGCCAACCTGACCAGCATGCTTATCCAGAGGGTCCACTACtccattaaaaaacactttgcCTCCACCCGCAGTCTGGAGTTTATGTGGAGGCAGGCTTGGG ACTCCGGGTCAAGCACAGACATCTTCTGCCACATGATGCCGTTTTATAGCTACGATGTGCCTCACACATGTGGGCCCGATCCGAAAATCTGCTGCCAGTTTGACTTCAAGAGGTTACCAGGCGGTCGGATAAACTGCCCCTGGAAGGTGCCACCAAAAACCGTGGTGGAGGCCAATGTAGCAGAGAG GGCACACCTGCTCCTGGATCAGTACCGCAAGAAGTCCAAACTCTACCGCAGCAATGTGCTCCTCGTTCCTCTGGGAGATGACTTCCGCTATGACAAGGCCCTGGAGTGGGATCAGCAGTACATCAACTACCAGAAGCTGTTTGACTACATGAATTCTCACCCAGAGATGCATGTTCAA GCTCAGTTTGGGACTCTCAGTGACTACTTCAGTGCCGTGTACAAAAAACATGGAGTGGCCCAGGGATCCAGGCCTGCTGATTACCCGGTGCTTAGTGGAGATTTCTTCGCCTACGCAGACCGTGAGGACCACTACTGGACTGGCTATTTTACCTCTCGACCCTTTTACAAGAGCCTGGACCGTGTGATTGAGTCGCATCTGAG GGGGGCAGAGATCCTCTACAGCCTGGCCGTTGCGAACGCTCGGCATGCGGGGATGGAAGGACGCTACCCGGTCTCAGATTATGCCCTGCTTGTCGATGCGAGGCGGTCGGTCGGCCTCTTCCAGCACCACGATGCCATTACTGGCACCGCAAAGGAGAATGTTGTCATTGACTATGGCACCAA ACTACTGCGTTCGCTTATCGGCCTGAAGAGAGTAATCATCAATGCTGCTCATTTCCTGGTGATGAAGAACAAAGAGTTTTATCGCTTTTACCAGACGGAGCCCTTCCTGGAGACG GATGACAGGCGTGCTACTCAAGATTCTCTGCCTCAGCGCACTTTAATCGAGCTGGATCCGGCAGGACCGAG GTACCTGGTTCTGTTCAACCCCATCGAGCAGGAGAGGCTGTGTGCGGTGACGGTGCTGGTCAACACGGTGAGGGTGCGGGTGCTTACTGAGGATGGACAGACCCTCCCTGTGCAGCTGAGTGCTCAGTGGAGCTCCGCTAGTCAAATGAGTGCGGAGGTATTTGAG GCAACTTTCATGGTTCGTCTGCCACCTCTCGGCCTGGCTGTTTTCCACCTCTATGACTCCCCGGATTCGCCCATGACGCTCCGCTCCGACACCCTGCTCAGGCTTTCCGGTCGTGGCGTCACCGCCCGCGCCGCCGAACCACTTCCTGTCCGCTCCCAGCAGGCCGACGCTCAGACCTTCTACATCAGCAGCCAGTCTCTGACGCTGGGCTTCTCCGGAACCACCGGCCTGCTggag AGTATCAAGCGCAAAGATGATCCTCAAGAAGTGAAGGTTCAGATGCAGTTCATGATCTACGGCACTCGTCCCTCTAAAGACAAAAGTGGAGCTTACCTCTTCCTGCCAGACGGAAAAGCAAAG CCCTACAACCAGAAAGAGCCACCTGTGGTACGCGTTGTTGAAGGGCCTCTTTTCTCTGAGGTGGTGGCACATTACCAGCACTTTCAGCAGACCTTCCGCATTCACAATGTGCCAG ggGTTGATGGTTATTCTATAGACATCACCACCATGGTGGACATCAGAGATCAGACCAATAAGGAGCTGGCCATGCGACTCGTCACCGACATCCAGAGCGGAGACGTCTTCTACACAGACCTCAACGGCTTCCAG ATGCAGCCTCGTCGACTCCACCTGAAACTTCCCTTGCAGGCCAACTTCTACCCGATGCCCAGCCAGGCGTACATCCAGGACAGCAGTCACCGGCTCACACTGCACACGGCTCAGTCTCTGGGTGTGAGCAGCCTGGAGAGTG GCCAGCTTGAAGTGATTATGGACCGGCGACTGATGCAGGATGATAATCGTGGGCTGGGTCAGGGCCTGAAAGACAACAAAAGGACGGCCAACCGCTTCAGACTGCTGCTGGAAAGTAGATCCACCGGTAACAAG CATGATGGCTTCTTTGCCAAACTGTCGTCCCTGTTTCATTCTTTCTTCTCTCAAATCTTGATTGACGGAGTTCGAGAG ATGATGGACAGTGCAACAACTAGCTTCCCGTCTGTACTCAGTCACATGACCAACGCCATTTTGAACCACGAGGTCCTGGCATTGCCCATTCTGCCCAAAAGACGCGGCATCCCTCCTCTGCAAACCTTCGCCCCTCTCAAGTCCATCCTTCCTTGTGACTTCCACCTGCTGAATCTGCGCAGCATCCAGAGTCAG CAGGACCCCCAATCTCCGTCTGCACACACGGCCTTGATCCTTCACCGCCTGGCGCTGGACTGTGGTCTCGAGGCTCAGAACCTCGGCTTCAACTGCACCACCACCCAAGGACAG ctgagcGTGTCGGGACTGTTCAAGAACCTGGACCTGCAGCTGCTCCAGCCCATGTCTCTGACCCTGATGGACTCCAGCACGCCTCTGGCCAACGACTCCACCATCAGCTTGGATCCCATGGAGATCTCCGCCTTCAAGCTCAAACTGCGCTAA
- the man2a2 gene encoding alpha-mannosidase 2x isoform X2: MKLRKQVTVCGGAIFCVAVFSLYLMLDRVQHDPARRQNGGNFPRSQISVLQNRIEQLEQLLEENHQIISHIKDSVMELTDTGAVSPSGHLPFRSANGSWVLPFDGRPTFLAVKPQDCQFAVGRNGQADVQMLDVYSLLKFDNPDGGVWKQGFDITYDPDEWNSDPLQVFVVPHSHNDPGWIKTFDKYFTDQTQHILNNMVVKLAEDPRRKFIWSEISFFSKWWETADIHKQEAMRKLILGGQLEIVTGGWVMTDEANVHYFAMIDQLIEGHQWLERNLGITPRSGWAVDPFGHSATMPYLLKRANLTSMLIQRVHYSIKKHFASTRSLEFMWRQAWDSGSSTDIFCHMMPFYSYDVPHTCGPDPKICCQFDFKRLPGGRINCPWKVPPKTVVEANVAERAHLLLDQYRKKSKLYRSNVLLVPLGDDFRYDKALEWDQQYINYQKLFDYMNSHPEMHVQAQFGTLSDYFSAVYKKHGVAQGSRPADYPVLSGDFFAYADREDHYWTGYFTSRPFYKSLDRVIESHLRGAEILYSLAVANARHAGMEGRYPVSDYALLVDARRSVGLFQHHDAITGTAKENVVIDYGTKLLRSLIGLKRVIINAAHFLVMKNKEFYRFYQTEPFLETDDRRATQDSLPQRTLIELDPAGPRYLVLFNPIEQERLCAVTVLVNTVRVRVLTEDGQTLPVQLSAQWSSASQMSAEVFEATFMVRLPPLGLAVFHLYDSPDSPMTLRSDTLLRLSGRGVTARAAEPLPVRSQQADAQTFYISSQSLTLGFSGTTGLLESIKRKDDPQEVKVQMQFMIYGTRPSKDKSGAYLFLPDGKAKPYNQKEPPVVRVVEGPLFSEVVAHYQHFQQTFRIHNVPGVDGYSIDITTMVDIRDQTNKELAMRLVTDIQSGDVFYTDLNGFQMQPRRLHLKLPLQANFYPMPSQAYIQDSSHRLTLHTAQSLGVSSLESGQLEVIMDRRLMQDDNRGLGQGLKDNKRTANRFRLLLESRSTGNKMMDSATTSFPSVLSHMTNAILNHEVLALPILPKRRGIPPLQTFAPLKSILPCDFHLLNLRSIQSQQDPQSPSAHTALILHRLALDCGLEAQNLGFNCTTTQGQLSVSGLFKNLDLQLLQPMSLTLMDSSTPLANDSTISLDPMEISAFKLKLR, translated from the exons AGCCAAATCTCAGTCCTGCAGAACCGAATAGAGCAGCTGGAGCAGCTCCTGGAGGAAAACCACCAAATCATCAGCCACATAAAGGACTCTGTGATGGAGCTCACAGACACAGGAGCTGTGTCTCCCAGTGGCCACCTGCCATTCAGAAGTGCCAATGGTTCCTGGGTCCTACCCTTCGACGGTCGCCCCACTTTTCTCGCTGTCAAGCCCCAGGATTGCCAGTTTGCTGTAGGCAGAAACGGTCAAGCAGACGTTCAG ATGCTGGACGTTTACTCCCTTCTCAAGTTCGACAACCCTGATGGTGGTGTGTGGAAACAGGGCTTCGACATCACTTATGACCCCGATGAATGGAACAGTGATCCGCTACAAGTATTTGTGGTCCCTCACTCTCACAACGATCCAG GTTGGATCAAGACTTTCGACAAGTACTTCACAGACCAGACgcaacatattttaaacaaCATGGTTGTGAAACTGGCTGAGGATCCTCGCAGGAAGTTCATCTGGTCCGAGATTTCATTCTTCTCCAAGTGGTGGGAGACTGCAGACATACACAAACAGGAGGCCATGCGCAA ACTGATCCTTGGGGGACAGCTCGAAATCGTGACAGGAGGCTGGGTGATGACAGATGAAGCCAATGTTCATTACTTTGCCATGATAGACCAGCTCATCGAGGGGCACCAGTGGCTGGAGAGGAATCTAG GTATAACTCCTCGCAGTGGGTGGGCGGTAGACCCTTTTGGTCACAGTGCCACTATGCCATATCTACTGAAGAGGGCCAACCTGACCAGCATGCTTATCCAGAGGGTCCACTACtccattaaaaaacactttgcCTCCACCCGCAGTCTGGAGTTTATGTGGAGGCAGGCTTGGG ACTCCGGGTCAAGCACAGACATCTTCTGCCACATGATGCCGTTTTATAGCTACGATGTGCCTCACACATGTGGGCCCGATCCGAAAATCTGCTGCCAGTTTGACTTCAAGAGGTTACCAGGCGGTCGGATAAACTGCCCCTGGAAGGTGCCACCAAAAACCGTGGTGGAGGCCAATGTAGCAGAGAG GGCACACCTGCTCCTGGATCAGTACCGCAAGAAGTCCAAACTCTACCGCAGCAATGTGCTCCTCGTTCCTCTGGGAGATGACTTCCGCTATGACAAGGCCCTGGAGTGGGATCAGCAGTACATCAACTACCAGAAGCTGTTTGACTACATGAATTCTCACCCAGAGATGCATGTTCAA GCTCAGTTTGGGACTCTCAGTGACTACTTCAGTGCCGTGTACAAAAAACATGGAGTGGCCCAGGGATCCAGGCCTGCTGATTACCCGGTGCTTAGTGGAGATTTCTTCGCCTACGCAGACCGTGAGGACCACTACTGGACTGGCTATTTTACCTCTCGACCCTTTTACAAGAGCCTGGACCGTGTGATTGAGTCGCATCTGAG GGGGGCAGAGATCCTCTACAGCCTGGCCGTTGCGAACGCTCGGCATGCGGGGATGGAAGGACGCTACCCGGTCTCAGATTATGCCCTGCTTGTCGATGCGAGGCGGTCGGTCGGCCTCTTCCAGCACCACGATGCCATTACTGGCACCGCAAAGGAGAATGTTGTCATTGACTATGGCACCAA ACTACTGCGTTCGCTTATCGGCCTGAAGAGAGTAATCATCAATGCTGCTCATTTCCTGGTGATGAAGAACAAAGAGTTTTATCGCTTTTACCAGACGGAGCCCTTCCTGGAGACG GATGACAGGCGTGCTACTCAAGATTCTCTGCCTCAGCGCACTTTAATCGAGCTGGATCCGGCAGGACCGAG GTACCTGGTTCTGTTCAACCCCATCGAGCAGGAGAGGCTGTGTGCGGTGACGGTGCTGGTCAACACGGTGAGGGTGCGGGTGCTTACTGAGGATGGACAGACCCTCCCTGTGCAGCTGAGTGCTCAGTGGAGCTCCGCTAGTCAAATGAGTGCGGAGGTATTTGAG GCAACTTTCATGGTTCGTCTGCCACCTCTCGGCCTGGCTGTTTTCCACCTCTATGACTCCCCGGATTCGCCCATGACGCTCCGCTCCGACACCCTGCTCAGGCTTTCCGGTCGTGGCGTCACCGCCCGCGCCGCCGAACCACTTCCTGTCCGCTCCCAGCAGGCCGACGCTCAGACCTTCTACATCAGCAGCCAGTCTCTGACGCTGGGCTTCTCCGGAACCACCGGCCTGCTggag AGTATCAAGCGCAAAGATGATCCTCAAGAAGTGAAGGTTCAGATGCAGTTCATGATCTACGGCACTCGTCCCTCTAAAGACAAAAGTGGAGCTTACCTCTTCCTGCCAGACGGAAAAGCAAAG CCCTACAACCAGAAAGAGCCACCTGTGGTACGCGTTGTTGAAGGGCCTCTTTTCTCTGAGGTGGTGGCACATTACCAGCACTTTCAGCAGACCTTCCGCATTCACAATGTGCCAG ggGTTGATGGTTATTCTATAGACATCACCACCATGGTGGACATCAGAGATCAGACCAATAAGGAGCTGGCCATGCGACTCGTCACCGACATCCAGAGCGGAGACGTCTTCTACACAGACCTCAACGGCTTCCAG ATGCAGCCTCGTCGACTCCACCTGAAACTTCCCTTGCAGGCCAACTTCTACCCGATGCCCAGCCAGGCGTACATCCAGGACAGCAGTCACCGGCTCACACTGCACACGGCTCAGTCTCTGGGTGTGAGCAGCCTGGAGAGTG GCCAGCTTGAAGTGATTATGGACCGGCGACTGATGCAGGATGATAATCGTGGGCTGGGTCAGGGCCTGAAAGACAACAAAAGGACGGCCAACCGCTTCAGACTGCTGCTGGAAAGTAGATCCACCGGTAACAAG ATGATGGACAGTGCAACAACTAGCTTCCCGTCTGTACTCAGTCACATGACCAACGCCATTTTGAACCACGAGGTCCTGGCATTGCCCATTCTGCCCAAAAGACGCGGCATCCCTCCTCTGCAAACCTTCGCCCCTCTCAAGTCCATCCTTCCTTGTGACTTCCACCTGCTGAATCTGCGCAGCATCCAGAGTCAG CAGGACCCCCAATCTCCGTCTGCACACACGGCCTTGATCCTTCACCGCCTGGCGCTGGACTGTGGTCTCGAGGCTCAGAACCTCGGCTTCAACTGCACCACCACCCAAGGACAG ctgagcGTGTCGGGACTGTTCAAGAACCTGGACCTGCAGCTGCTCCAGCCCATGTCTCTGACCCTGATGGACTCCAGCACGCCTCTGGCCAACGACTCCACCATCAGCTTGGATCCCATGGAGATCTCCGCCTTCAAGCTCAAACTGCGCTAA